CGAGTCGGACGACCTGGCCTGGCTCGGCGGCCTGGCACACGAGGTGCGCACGCGCAAGAACGGCGACGTCGTGCACTTCAACGTCAACCGTCACCTCAACATGACCAACGTGTGCACGGCCTCCTGCGCGTACTGCTCCTTCCAGCGCAAGCCGGGGGAGAAGGACGCGTACACGATGCGCATCGAGGAGGCCGTCAAGCTCGCGAAGGCGATGGAGGGCGAGAACCTCACCGAGCTGCACATCGTCAACGGGCTGCACCCGAACCTGCCGTGGCGCTACTACCCGCGCTCGCTGCGGGAGTTGAAGGCCGCGCTGCCGAACGTCTCGCTGAAGGCCTTCACGGCGACCGAGATCCACCACTTCGAGACCATCTCCGGGATGAGCGCGTCCGAGATCCTGGACGAGCTGATCGACGCGGGGCTGGAGTCGCTGACCGGCGGCGGTGCGGAGATCTTCGACTGGGAGGTCCGGCAGCACATCGTGGACCACCGCACCCACTGGGAGGACTGGTCCCGTATCCACCGGCTCGCGCACGAGAAGGGTCTGAAGACCCCGTGCACCATGCTGTACGGCCACATCGAGGAGCCGCGGCACCGGGTGGACCATGTGCTGCGGCTGCGTGAGCTCCAGGACGAGACCGGGGGTTTCCAGGTCTTCATTCCGCTGCGGTACCAGCACGACTTCGTCGACGTGCAGGACGGCAAGGTGCGCAATCGCCTTCAGGCGCGGACGCAGATGGCGACGGGGGCGGAGGCGCTGAAGACCTTTGCCGTGTCGCGGCTGCTGTTCGACAACGTGCCGCACGTCAAGGTCTTCTGGGTCATGCACGGTGTTCAGACCGCGCAGCTTGCGCTTCAGCACGGCGCCGATGACATGGACGGTTCGGTCGTCGAGTACAAGATCACGCATGACGCGGACAACTTCGGGACGCCGAACAAGCTGACCCGTGAGGACCTGCTGGATCTCATCCGCGATGCCGGGTTCCGGCCGGTGGAGCGGAACACGCGGTACGAGATCATCCGGGAGTACGAGGGGCCGGACCCGGAGCGTCGCGAGTCGCCGCAGCCTATGCGCGTGTGATTTCGGGTGCGGGTACGCGGGGGCTGGTCGCGCAGTTCCCCGCGCCCCTTGGGTGGGTACCCGGCTGGCATGGTTGCCATCAAGGCGCCTGAGGACGCCTATACCGCTGAACCCTTCGTTCCCGAGCGCGGTGGGTTGACCGCTCTGCGGCGGGCCGCTGCCGAGTGCCGGGGGTGCCCGCTGCACCGGGACGCCACCCAGACCGTGTTCGGGGCCGGAAACAAGGACGCTCGCGTCATGCTCGTCGGGGAGCAGCCCGGGGATCAGGAGGACCGGCAGGGGAAGCCGTTCGTCGGGCCCGCCGGGCGGCTCCTGGACCGGGCGCTGGAGGAGGCGGGGATAGACCCCTCCGAGGCCTACGTCACCAACGCGGTCAAGCACTTCAAGTTCACCCAGGCCGAGCCGCGCAAGCGCCGGATCCACAAGGCGCCCACCCTGCGGGAGATGACCGCGTGCGGGCCCTGGCTGGCCGCGGAACTCGCGGTCGTGGAGCCGGAGCTGATCGTCGTCCTGGGGGCCACCGCCGGGAAGGCGCTGCTCGGGTCCTCGTTCCGGGTCACGCAGGTGCGCGGCACGGTACTGGAGGAGGAGATCCACGGCCGGCCGGAGCGGCTGGTGCCGACGGTGCACCCGTCGTCGGTGCTGCGGGCGGACGACCGGGAGGCGGCGTACCGGGGGCTGCTGTCGGATCTGAAAGTGGCGGCACAGGCACTGGGGTAATAGCTACAATCGCTCCATGCCCCTTACCTTCACCTTCGATCCTGCCGTCACGCCCGACCTGCGCGACGGCATCCTCGACCTGTGGGCCGACGTCTCCAACGCCGGCGGGGCCGTCGGCTTCGTGCCACCGGTGACGCGGGAGGACGTCCGACCCTCGCTGGTGCAGCACTTCGCGTCGATGGCGGAGGGCCGGGTCAGGCTGCTCGTCGGGCACGACGAGGAGGGGCGCGTCGCGGCGACCGCGTTCCTCACCCTCAACACGCACCGTCTGATGACGCACTGGCTGTGGCTCTACACGGTGATGGTGCACCCGCGTCATCAGGGCAAGGGCTACGGGCGTGACCTGCTGGCCGCCGCGGCGGACGCGGCCCGCGGACTCGACGGGATCGAGGCGATCCGCCTCACCTGCCGGGGCGGTCTCGGCCTGGAGCGCTTCTACGAGTCCTGTGGCTACAAGGAGGTCGGCCGCATCCCCGGCGCGATCCGGGTGGCGCCCGGCGACGACCGGGACGACGTCATCATGTTGCTGCCGCTGAACTGAGCCCCGCGGTCCCGTACCCCCCTGCAAGATCGGCCGTCCGGCGTGCTTCACTGGACGGTGCCCCTTTGGGTGCGTTCTGGCCGTTCGAACCGGAAGAGTGTATTGAGATGCTCCGCTACACGCTGATGCGCCTCGGGATCTTCGCAGGCTGCCTCGTGGTCGTCTGGGGCCTCGTCTACTCCGGCCTCGCTCCGCGCGGCCTCGGCGCCAGCAACGGCCTGTGGATCGTCATGCTCGCCCTGCTGCTCTCCGCGCCGATCAGCTTCGTCGTGCTGCGCAAGGAGCGGGACCGGGCGTCCGTGCAGATCGTGCAGCGGGTCGACCGGATGAAGGCCAACCTGGAGGCCAACCGCAGCCAGGAGGACGTCGCCGACGACACGTCCCGGGCGCAGGGGCAGACCTCGTAAGGTCCCCGCATCGGCGTACAGCGCCCCGTTTCCGTAATTGCTCGGAAACGGGGCGCTTTGTCTTGTGTGGGTGGAGTCGTATTTCAGCCTGTCAAAGCCAGGCTTTGGGGTCCTCAAAGCTCAGGTGTTAAGGTCGATGCCATGAAGTCAGCAGTCGCGCCCTCCAAGCCCCTGAGCGTTCTGCTCGTGGCGCGCCTGCACGTGGATCTCTGTCGGTGCGCGTCCGCTATCTGCCGTCCCTGACGTAACGCAACCCCCCGTCGTCTCCCACGTCAGTCCCTACGCGTCCCCCCAACGGAGCCAGTCCGTGTCCTCACACACGAAGTCCTTCAAGGTGCCCTTCTGGGCCCAGATCATCGCCGGTCTCGTCCTGGGTGTGCTGCTCGGCTGGCTCGCCCGCAGCCAGGACCTGTCCTGGCTGGTCACGACCCTGGAGAAGGTCGGCGACACCTTCATCGGCCTGCTGAAGCTCGCCGTCGCCCCGCTCGTCTTCTTCGCGATCCTGGTCTCGATCACCAACCTTCGGAAGGTCAACAACGCGGCCCGCCTGGCCTCGCGCACCCTCCTGTGGTTCATGGCCACGTCGTTGATCGCGGTGAGCATCGGCCTGGTCATCGGCCTGGTCACCAACCCGGGCGCCGGCACCGGTCTCACCCCCCAGGACGGTGCGAAGCCCAAGGACACCGGTTCCTGGATCGACTTCCTGACCGGCATCGTGCCGACCGACGTCATCACGCCGTTCACCGAGCTGAACGTGCTGCAGATCGTCTTCATGGCCGCCGTCGCCGGTATCGCCGCCCTCCAGCTCGGGGAGAGGGCCCAGCCGATCCTCACCCTCAGCGAGTCCGTGCTCGAACTGCTGCAGAAGGCGCTGTGGTGGGTCATCCGGCTCGCCCCGCTCGGCACCGTCGGCCTCATCGGCAACGCCATCGCCACCTACGGCTGGGACCTGATCGGCAAGTACGCGACGTTCACCGCCGACATCTACGTCGGCTGCCTGATCGTGCTGTTCGGCGTCTACCCGACGCTGCTCGCGACCGTCGCCAAGGTCAACCCGGTCCAGTTCTTCAAGGGTGCCTGGCCCGCGATCCAGCTGGCCTTCGTCTCCCGCTCGTCCGTGGGCACGATGCCGCTGACCCAGAAGGTCACCGAGCGGCTCGGCGTGCCGAAGGAGTACGCCTCCTTCGCGGTGCCGTTCGGCGCGACGACCAAGATGGACGGCTGCGCCGCGGTCTACCCGGCCATCGCCGCGATCTTCGTCGCCCAGATCTTCGACATCCAGCTGGGTGTCGGCGACTACCTGCTGATCGCGTTCGTCTCGGTGGTCGGCTCCGCCGCCACCGCCGGTCTCACCGGCGCGACGGTCATGCTGACCCTCACCCTCTCCACCCTCGGCCTGCCGATGGAGGGCGTGGGCCTGCTCCTCGCGATCGACCCGATCCTCGACATGATCCGCACCGCGACCAACGTCGCCGGTCAGGCTCTCATCCCGGTCCTGGTCTCCGCCCGGGAGAACCTGCTCGACCGCAACGCCTACGCCACGGCCGACGGCTCCTCCCTGGACGGGCCGCGCGACGCACAGCCCGAACAGGTCCCCGCAGCGGCCTGAGCGCCGACGCCCTTCCCTGGCCGGTCCTCCTCGGTTTCCCGACCGAGGGCCGGCCGGGGGGACCGTACGCTAAGCGGTATGGGTGCCGTGAAGACCAAGCGGATGCCGCGTGCGGTCCGTGAGCAGCAGATGCTGGACGCCGCCGTGCAGATCTTCGGACAGCGCGGCTACAGGGCCGCGTCCATGGACGAGATAGCCGAACTCGCGGGCGTGTCCAAGCCGTTGGTCTACCTGTACCTGAACTCCAAGGAAGACCTCTTCACCGCCTGCATCCGCCGCGAGGCCAAGGCACTCGTCGAGGCGGTGCGGGCCGGTGTCCGGCCCGATCTGCCCGCCGACCGGCAACTCTGGGAAGGGCTCGGGGTGTTCTTCGCGCACACCGCGCGCAACCCGGACGCCTGGGCGGTCCTGCACCTCCAGGCCCGTACGCACGGCGAGCCCTTCGCCGCCGAAGTCGCCGCGATGCGCGAGGAGATCGTCGCGTTCGTGACACAACTGATCCTCGCCGCAGCACGCGAGGCGCACCGCGACCCCGACCTGCCCGAACGCGAGGTCGCGGGCCTCGCCGAGGCCCTGGTCGGCGCCGCCGAGTCGCTCGCCGCCTGGGCCAACGCCACCTCGGGCGTGACGGCCCGCCAGGCCGCCGCCACGATGATGAACTTCGCCTGGGCGGGCCTGGGCGACCTCATGGCGGGGCGGCCGTGGTCACCGCCGGGGGAGCAGGCGGGCCCTCAGGTGGGATAGACGTCCCCCCCGTAACGTGGATCCGGCCGGAGGAGCAGGCGGGCCCTCAGGTGGGATAGACGTCCCCCGTCACGTGGATCCGTTCCTCCCGGCCCCGCAGTTCGAAGCGGCCGTCCACCGCCGCGTACGTGACCGTACCGGGCAGCAGGACCGGCGCCCGGAACTGCGCGCGTACGCGGCAGGAGTCCGGTGTGCCGTGCGCGGCGAGACAGCGGGCGACGGTCCACATGCCGTGCGCGATGGCCCGGGGGAAGCCGAACAGGCGGGCGGTGAGCGGGTGGAGGTGGATCGGGTTGCGGTCGCCGGACGCCGCCGCGTACCGCCGTCCGACGTCCTCGGCGAGGCGCCACTCGGCCACGGCCGGCAGCGGCTTGCGTACCTCCTCCCGGGGAGCCTCGGCGGGCAATCGCGTGCGGTGCCGGGCGAGGTACGTGCTGCCCGACTCCCATACGAGGTCCCCGCCCTCCCGCACCTCGGTGACGACCGTCGCCTCGGTGCCGCGCCGGTGGGGCGCCAACCCCTTGACGTACACCGCGAGTTCGTACGCTCCGGTGGCCGGCGTCGCCCGGTGCCGGGTGATCGTGATCGACGTGTGGACGAGGCCCAGCAGCGGCAGCGGAAAGTCCCGGCCGCTCATCAGCCGCATGGCCAGGGGGAATCCCAGCACGTGCGGATACGGCAGCGGCAGCGCGTCCTCCCCGGTCGGGAACCCGCAGACCCGCTCGTACGCCGCCAGCCGCGCGAGGTCGACGCGCAGGCCGGGCAGGACGAGCCGGGTGCGCGGGAACTGCGCGTCGGGGGCCGGGCGTTTGAAGGGGGACAGCAGGGCGCCGCGCGCGAGGAGCGGGGCGAGGGAGGGGGACCCGGTGAGGACGAGAGCGGCGTCGGCCATCACGCCCCCAGCAGGCTCTGGCCGCATACGCGTACGACCTGTCCGTTGACCGCGCCCGAGGCCGGGTGCGCGAGCCAGGCCGTGGTCTCGGCGACATCCACCGGCAGACCGCCCTGCGCGAGGGAGTTCATGCGGCGGCCGGCCTCGCGGATGAACAGCGGGACGGCGGCCGTCATCTTCGTCTCGATGAAGCCCGGCGCGACCGCGTTGACCGTCACCCCGTGCTCGGCGAGCGCGCGCGGCGCGAGGGAGCGGACCAGGCCGACGATGCCCGCCTTGCTCGCCCCGTAGTTGGTCTGGCCCGCGTTGCCGGCGATACCCGCGATCGAGGCGGTCGCCACGATCCGGCCGCCCCGGTTCAGCGTCCCGGCCTTCAGCAGCGCGTCCGTCGTGCGCAGCACACTCGCCAGGTTCACCTCCAGCACCGGGATCCAGCGCTCGGCGGGCATGTTCACCAGTCGCCGGTCCCGCGTGATGCCCGCGTTGTGGATCAGCAGGTCCAGACCGTCCGGCAGGGCCTCGGCGATCCGGGCGCCCGCGTCGGCGGCCGTGATGTCGAGGAGCAGCGCGGTGCCGCCGAGCCGGTCGGCGACGCGCCGGGCGTCCCGCTCGGCCTGCGGCACGTCGAGGACCACGACCCGGGCCCCGTCCCGGGCGAGCGTCTCGGCGACCGCCTCGCCGATGCCGCGCGCGGCACCGGTGACCAGGGCGGTGCGGCCGGCCAGGGGGCGGTTCCAGTCGACGGGGGCGGAGGGCTCGTCGTCCGGGGCGGTCTCGCCCGACGCCGTCTCACCCGCCCCGACCTCGATCACCTGTCCACTCACATACGCCGACTTGGGCGACAGCAGGAAACGGAGAGTGGATTCGGCGGCCGCCGCGTCCGTGAGCCGGACCAGGTTCACGGTCCTGCCCCGGCCGATCTCCTTGCCGAGGGAGCGCGTGAAGCCCTCCAGGGCCTGCTGGGCGGCGGCCTGGTGATGGTCGGCGGGGTCGAGCGGCGCGCCGAGCAGGAGCACGCGCCCTCCCCCACTCTCGGCTGCGCTCGAGCGGGAGGTGCCCCCAGCGGCGACCGACCGCACGACGGGGTGCAGGGCCGCGTGCACCTCGGCCAGGCCCTCGACGTCCCGCACCCCGCTCGCGTCCAGGACGACGGCCGCCGCCCGGTCGGAGCCGGCCGGGCCGATCCCCGTACGGGCGAGGACCGGCGCCAGATCGAGGCCGGACCTGCCGGCGGTGAGGTGGAGCAGGCCGCCGTCCAGGGTGGGCCGCCCGGGAGACCAGCGGGTCAGCGCCGCGGGCTGGGGCAGGCCGAGCCGGCGGGTGAGGAAGCGGCCGGGCCCGGTGGCGGTGAAGCTCAGATAGCGGTCGGCCATGGCGACTCCCAGCTCGGATGACGGCTCACACTTGCTTACTCTGGAGTAAGGTTACCGTAGGTAAGGCTACGTCACAGACGAGGAGCGGGTCGAGATGAGCCCCCAGAAGATGTCGGTGCGGCGCGTGGCGGTCGTCGGCGGAGCGCGCATCCCGTTCGCCCGCTCCGACGGCCCGTACGCCACCGCCTCCAACCAGCAGATGCTCACCGCCGCCCTCGACGGCCTGGTCGAGCGGTACGGGCTCCAAGAGCCGGGCGCGGTCGGCGAGTTCGTGGCCGGCGCGGTCCTCAAGCACAGCCGCGACTTCAACCTGGCCCGCGAGACGGTCCTCGGCTCCCGCCTGCACCCCACCACCCCCGCCTACGACATCCAGCAGGCCTGCGGCACCGGACTCCAGGCCGTCATCGCCGCCGCCAACAAGATCGCTCTCGGCCAGACCGAGTCGGCGGTCGCGGGCGGCGCCGACACGGCGAGCGACGCGCCCCTGGGCGTCAACGACACCCTGCGCCGCGTCCTGCTGGAGGCGCGCCGGGCGAAGTCCCTGGGCGGGCGCGTGAAGGCCCTGGCGAAGGTGCGTCCGGGCCACCTCGTCCCTGACATCCCGCGCAACGCCGAGCCGCGCACCGGCCTGTCCATGGGCGAACACGCCGCCGTCACCGCCCGCGCCTGGGGCATCGGCCGCAAGGCGCAGGACGAACTGGCGGCGGCCAGTCACCAGCGGCTGGCGGCGGCGTACGAACGCGGCTTCTTCCAGGACCTGGTGGTCCCCTTCCGAGGCCTGGCCCGCGACCAGAACCTGCGCCCCGGCTCGACCGCGGAGAAACTCGCCTCCCTCAAGCCGGTGTTCGGCCTCGACCACCCCGACCCGACCATGACGGCCGGGAACTCGACCCCGCTGACGGACGGAGCCGCGACCGTCCTCCTGGCGAGCGAGGAGTGGGCCCGCGAGCGCGGCCTGGAGCCACTGGCGTACCTCACCGCGTACGAGACGGCGGCCGTCGACTTCGTCGGCGGAGACGTCGCCGGCGGCGAGGACGGGCTGCTCATGGCGCCCGCGTACGCCGTGCCGCGCATGCTGGAGCGGGCCGGGCTCGGCCTGGCCGACTTCGACCTGGTGGAGATCCACGAGGCCTTCGCCTCCCAGGTGCTGGCGACGCTCGCGGCCTGGGAGAAGCGGGGCCTGGGCACGGTGGACCGCGCCCGGCTGAACGTCGCGGGCTCGTCCCTCGCCACCGGCCACCCCTTCGCCGCCACCGGCGCCCGGATCGTGGCGACCCTGGCCAAGCTGCTCGCCGAACGGGACGCGCCCGCCCGCGGGTTGATCTCCATCTGCGCGGCGGGCGGGCAGGGGGTGACGGCGATCCTGGAGCGGGCCTGAGGGTGACGGCGGACCGAACCTGAAGGACCCTCACCTAACCCCCGAGAATGCACAGGCCTGGCTCCGGACCATCCCCGAACCCGCACAAACCCGCCACGTGAGGCCCGTACGATCCCGTTCCTACCGCCAGTAACCCCTTTCTGGGGGTTCAACCGGTTGAGCGCCTCGGCGTGCGAGGCACGTACGTATCGCAGCAAGCAGTTCCTTCGCTGCGCGCCCCAGGAGCCGCCCGTGTCCACTGCCCATCCCTCCTCCGCCTACGGTGACATGTACGGCGGACCGGTCCTGGTCGAGCCCGAGACACGGCGGCTGGACGGGGCGGTGCGCGAGGCGTCCGTACCGCCGCTGGCACCGCCGTGGACCCACGGGTCGCTCGCCGACCTGCCGTTCGACAACGCGAGCGCGCACCCGGACGCCGTGGCGCTCAGCCGCAAGGACGCCGACGGGCGCTGGAGCGACGTCACGGCGGCGCAGTTCGCCGACCAGGTGCTGGCCGTGGCGAAAGGGCTGATAGCCGAAGGGCTGATGCCCGGCGACCGGATCGCCGTGATGGCCCGCACCATCTACGAGTGGACGGTCCTGGACTTCGCGGCCTGGGCGGCCGGTCTCGTCACCGTTCCGATCTATCCCACGTCCTCCGTCTTCCAGGCCCGCTGGATCCTCCAGGACTCCGGCGCGGTCGCCCTGATCACCGAGTTCGCCGGGCAGGCCGCCGCGCTCGGCCCGGAGCGCGACCGCCTGCCCGACCTCAGGCACATGTGGGTCGTGGAGAAGGGCCACGTGGACCGGCTGGCGGAAGCCGGAGCCCACCTCTTCGACCATGAGGTCGAGGTGCGGCGCGGCATGCTGGGCCCCGACACCCTCGCCACCCTCGTCTACACCTCCGGCACCACGGGCCGCCCCAAGGGCTGCGCGCTCACCCACGGCAACTTCTTCGCCGAGGTCGACAACGCGATCGAGCTCCTCTACCCCGTCTTCAGGGCCAGGACCAGCGAAGAGGCCTCGGTCCTGCTGTTCCTGCCCATGTCCCACATCTTCGGGCGCATGGTGGCGATCGCCTGCGTCCGCGCCCGCGTACGGCTGGGCCACGCGCCGAGCATCAAGGCGGAGAACCTGCTCCCGGACCTGGCGAGCTTCCGGCCGACCTGTCTGCTCGCCATCCCGTACATGCTGGAGAAGGTCTTCAACTCGGCCCGCGCCAAGGCCGAGGCGGGCGGCCGGGTGACGTCGTTCGACCGTGCGGTGGCGGTGGCGCAGCGCTACGGGGAGGCGATGGAGGCCCAGCAGACGGGCACCGGCCCCGGCCCCTCCCGCGCCCTGAGAGCCGCCCGGGTCTTCTACGACCCCCTGGTCTACCGCCGTATCCGCAACGCCATGGGCGGCAGGGTCCGTTACGCCATCTGCGGCGGCTCACCCCTGGGCCGCCGCCTCGCCGCGTTCTACGCCGGAGCCGGCATCGAGATCTTCGAGGGCTACGGCCTGACGGAGACCACGGGCGCGTCGACGGTCACGCCGCCCCTGAAACCCCGCCTGGGCACGGTCGGCTGGCCCCTGCCCGGCACCCGTGTCCGCATCGCCGCCGACGGCGAGATCCTCCTCGCCGGCGACCACGTCCTGCGCGGCTACTGGGACCCCCAGGCCGGTGGAGTCGTACCCGCCGCCCCCGACGGCTGGCTCGCCACCGGCGACATCGGCGAACTGGACGACGAGGGCTATCTGACGATCACCGGCCGCAAGAAGGAAATGCTGATCACCGCGGGCGGCAAGAGCGTCGCCCCGGCACCCCTGGAGAACTGGCTGCGCTCCCACCCGCTGATCTCCCAGTGCCTGGTCCTGGGCGACGGCCGTCCCTTCGTCGCGGCCCTGATCACCCTGGACCCGGCCGGCATCACCCACTGGCGCCGGATGAACGGCAAACACCCCGTACCGCCCAAACTCCTCGTCGACGACGAGGAACTCCGCGCCGTCCTCCAGCGTGCCGTCGACGAGGCCAACAAGATGGTCTCCCGGCCGGAGTCCATCCGCCGCTTCGCGATCCTCCCCGAGGACTTCTCCGAGGAGGCGGGCCATCTGACCCCGTCGATGAAGCTCCGCCGCGAGGCGGTGATGCGCGCCTTCGCGGCGGAAGTGGAGGGGCTGTACGCGCGGTGAGGCACCTTTGCGATCTCTTCACACGGGGTTCTTGACGCCGCAAGGCGTCTGCCCTTTGGCTTTCAGCCACCCCGTCGCGATGCTCCCCCCCATCGGAAGGCACCACCAGTGAAAGCGCGTACCACCCGTCGGCCCGCTGTGCGTCCCCTCTCCATAGCCCTGGCGGTCACCGTGTCGGCCCTGTCCCTCACCGCCTGCGGCGGCGGGAGTGACGACTCCGCGGGTGTGAAGAAGGGCAACGACATCACGGTGGGCCTGCTGCTGCCCGACCGGGACACGGCGCGCTTCGAGAAGTTCGACTATCCCCTGATCAAGGAAGAGGTCGCCTCCCTCACCGAGAACCAGGGCAAGGTCAAGTACGCCAACGCCGAGGCGAGCGTGTCCAGACAGAGCGAGCAGTTCCGGAAGATGATCGACGACAAGGTCGACGTCATCCTGGTGGACGCGCTGAACTCCAAGACCATCGCCTCGGACGTGCAAAAGGCCAAGGACGCCGGCATCCCGGTCATCGCCTACGACCGGCTCGCCGAGGGGCCGATCGACGCGTACGTCTCCCACGACAACGAACTCGTCGGGCAGGTGCAGGGCCGCGCCATCGTCGGGGAACTCGGCGAGAAGGCCGAGAAGAGCAAGGTCGTCATGATGAACGGCGACCCGGCCGACCCGAACACGGCACGGTTCAAGCAGGGCGCGCTGAGCGAGCTCCAGGGGGCGGTCGACATCGTCGAGCAGTACGACACCAAGGAGTGGAAGCCCTCGATCGCCAAGGCGAACATGAAGAAGGCGATCCGGGCCGTCGGCCTGGACAACATCGCCGCCGTCTACTCCGCCAACGACGGCATGGCGGGCGCCGTCATCGAGGCGCTGAAGGAGGCGGGCGCGACCAGGATCCCGCCGGTGACCGGGCAGGACGCCAACCTGGACGCGGTGCAGCGGATCGTGTCGGGGGAGCAGTACATGACCGTGTACAAGTCGTTCCTGCTGGAGGCGACGAACGCCGCGAAGATCGCGGTGGCCAAGGTCCAGGGCCGCTCGATCGAGTTCGCCGCGCTGACCCGGGATACGGTCGACAGCCCCACGGAGAAGGACATCCCGGCGATGCTGGTGCCGGTGGTCGCCCTCACCAAGGACAACATCAAGGAGACGGTGGTCACGGACGGCGTCTACACCGTCAAGGACATCTGCACGGCCAAGTACAAGGCGGACTGCGAGGCGATCGGCCTTGAGTAGAGCCTCTTGACTTCGCTGGGCGCCCGCGCGACATTCCCCACCCCTTGAATCCTGTCGCGCTGGAGAAGTCATGGCCACTGACATGAACTCCGCACCATCCGCTGTCTCCCCTGGTTCCCCTTCCCGAAGACGAGTGCTGACCGGTGCCGCGGGTGCCGGGCTCGCGGTCGCCGCCGGAGTGCAACAGGGCGCCCACGCCGCCGACTTACCCCCGCTCGGTACGTACGACGTCGTCGTCATCGGCTCCGGCGCGGCCGGGATGACCGCCGCGCTGACCGCCGCCGGGCAGGGGCTGAGCTGCGTCGTCGTGGAGAAGGCCCCGGCCTTCGGCGGCTCGACCGCCCGCTCCGGTGCCGGGATCTGGATCCCGAACAACCCGGTGATCCTCGCGGTCGGCGTCCCCGACACCCCGGCCAAGGCCGCCGCCTACCTCGCCGCCGTCGTCGGCCCGGACGTCCCCGCCGACCGGCAGCGCGCCTTCCTCGCCCACGGCCCGGCGACGATCTCCTACGTCATGGCCCACAGCCCCCTGCGCTTCCGCTGGATGGAGGGCTACAGCGACTACTACCCAGAACTGCCCGGCGGCCTGGCGAACGGCCGCTCCATCGAGCCCGACCAGTTCGACGGCAGGATCCTCGGAGCCGAACTGGCCCGCCTGAACGCGCCGTACATGGACGTCCCCGCCGGCATGGTGGTCTTCGGCGCGGACTACAAGTGGCTGGCCCTGGCCGCCGTGAACGCCGAGGGGGCGGCCGTGGCCGCACAGTGTCTGGCACGGGGGACGGCGGCGGCCCTTCGGGGCGAGAAGCCCCTGACCATGGGCCAGGCCCTGGCGGCGGGCCTGCGGGCGGGGCTGCGGTCCGCGGGCGTACCGGTCTGGCTGAACACGGCGCTGACGGATCTGCACCTCGAGAACGGCACGGTCACCGGAGCCGTGGTCACCCGCGACGGCGCCCTGGGCCTGATCCGCGCCCGCCGGGGCGTGATCGTCGGCTCCGGCGGATTCGAGCACAACGCGGCGATGCGCGACCGCTACCAGCGCCAGCCCATCGGCACGGACTGGACGGTCGGCGCCAAGGAGAACACCGGCGACGGCATCCGGGCGGGGGAGCGGCTCGGCGCGGCGCTCGACCTGATGGACGACGCCTGGTGGGGCCCGGCGATCCCGATCCCGGGCCAGCCGTACTTCTGCCTCGCCGAACGCACCCTCCCGGGCGGGCTGCTGGTGAACGGATCGGGCAGGCGCTTCGTCAACGAGGCCGCGCCCTACAGCGACGTCGTCCACACGATGTACGACGTCCACACCACCGACCCCGCCATCCCGGCCTGGCTGATCGTGGATCAGAACTACCGCAACCGCTACCTCTTCAAGGACGTCCTGCCGG
The genomic region above belongs to Streptomyces coeruleorubidus and contains:
- a CDS encoding UdgX family uracil-DNA binding protein (This protein belongs to the uracil DNA glycosylase superfamily, members of which act in excision repair of DNA. However, it belongs more specifically to UdgX branch, whose founding member was found to bind uracil in DNA (where it does not belong), without cleaving it, appears to promote DNA repair by a pathway involving RecA, rather than base excision.), with protein sequence MVAIKAPEDAYTAEPFVPERGGLTALRRAAAECRGCPLHRDATQTVFGAGNKDARVMLVGEQPGDQEDRQGKPFVGPAGRLLDRALEEAGIDPSEAYVTNAVKHFKFTQAEPRKRRIHKAPTLREMTACGPWLAAELAVVEPELIVVLGATAGKALLGSSFRVTQVRGTVLEEEIHGRPERLVPTVHPSSVLRADDREAAYRGLLSDLKVAAQALG
- a CDS encoding TetR/AcrR family transcriptional regulator, with the protein product MGAVKTKRMPRAVREQQMLDAAVQIFGQRGYRAASMDEIAELAGVSKPLVYLYLNSKEDLFTACIRREAKALVEAVRAGVRPDLPADRQLWEGLGVFFAHTARNPDAWAVLHLQARTHGEPFAAEVAAMREEIVAFVTQLILAAAREAHRDPDLPEREVAGLAEALVGAAESLAAWANATSGVTARQAAATMMNFAWAGLGDLMAGRPWSPPGEQAGPQVG
- a CDS encoding dicarboxylate/amino acid:cation symporter; the protein is MSSHTKSFKVPFWAQIIAGLVLGVLLGWLARSQDLSWLVTTLEKVGDTFIGLLKLAVAPLVFFAILVSITNLRKVNNAARLASRTLLWFMATSLIAVSIGLVIGLVTNPGAGTGLTPQDGAKPKDTGSWIDFLTGIVPTDVITPFTELNVLQIVFMAAVAGIAALQLGERAQPILTLSESVLELLQKALWWVIRLAPLGTVGLIGNAIATYGWDLIGKYATFTADIYVGCLIVLFGVYPTLLATVAKVNPVQFFKGAWPAIQLAFVSRSSVGTMPLTQKVTERLGVPKEYASFAVPFGATTKMDGCAAVYPAIAAIFVAQIFDIQLGVGDYLLIAFVSVVGSAATAGLTGATVMLTLTLSTLGLPMEGVGLLLAIDPILDMIRTATNVAGQALIPVLVSARENLLDRNAYATADGSSLDGPRDAQPEQVPAAA
- a CDS encoding putative leader peptide encodes the protein MKSAVAPSKPLSVLLVARLHVDLCRCASAICRP
- the mqnE gene encoding aminofutalosine synthase MqnE, with product MDLGLKRELEEKVRAGVRLTREDGIALYESDDLAWLGGLAHEVRTRKNGDVVHFNVNRHLNMTNVCTASCAYCSFQRKPGEKDAYTMRIEEAVKLAKAMEGENLTELHIVNGLHPNLPWRYYPRSLRELKAALPNVSLKAFTATEIHHFETISGMSASEILDELIDAGLESLTGGGAEIFDWEVRQHIVDHRTHWEDWSRIHRLAHEKGLKTPCTMLYGHIEEPRHRVDHVLRLRELQDETGGFQVFIPLRYQHDFVDVQDGKVRNRLQARTQMATGAEALKTFAVSRLLFDNVPHVKVFWVMHGVQTAQLALQHGADDMDGSVVEYKITHDADNFGTPNKLTREDLLDLIRDAGFRPVERNTRYEIIREYEGPDPERRESPQPMRV
- a CDS encoding GNAT family N-acetyltransferase, producing MPLTFTFDPAVTPDLRDGILDLWADVSNAGGAVGFVPPVTREDVRPSLVQHFASMAEGRVRLLVGHDEEGRVAATAFLTLNTHRLMTHWLWLYTVMVHPRHQGKGYGRDLLAAAADAARGLDGIEAIRLTCRGGLGLERFYESCGYKEVGRIPGAIRVAPGDDRDDVIMLLPLN
- a CDS encoding DUF4229 domain-containing protein, with translation MLRYTLMRLGIFAGCLVVVWGLVYSGLAPRGLGASNGLWIVMLALLLSAPISFVVLRKERDRASVQIVQRVDRMKANLEANRSQEDVADDTSRAQGQTS